The Halichondria panicea chromosome 17, odHalPani1.1, whole genome shotgun sequence DNA segment tatttttcgaggctccactgcagattcaatgtaaaatcatcacgtgcatcactcccactccgtttcctatccctctaactcttcaatctatgatctTATCAAGAGAGAGGAAAATTGCTCTCCCCAAATAAAACCCTGTACAGTCATGTCACTCTAAGCCATCTTTGAAGAAGTTTCACTTCGTGCTTAGAGCGATTTCAAATTTTGCAATTCAAGCAGCTAGCATTTATCACCTGTTccaaacacataattacatgCCAAAATCACTACTTTTACGTAATCTATCCAGGCCAAATAACTGCACAACGATACTCAAACATGCTCTGTATGCTATCAAGAGTTCATATTGAGCTCTTAATGCTCTATATAGTTATCAATAGAAGATTTGTTTATGCACCCGTCTATTTCTGCCAAAATTGAATGTTTTTTTACTTGTGACTTTGACTAACCTCATTCTTTGGTCCTATACCTGTTTGCAGTACAAATCTCAAGAGTGAGTCATACTTCACTTTCTGGAAGAGACGAAGATGTATGAGGAAAACAAAAAAGGCGAGGCAAAGTAGCTTTAAGTTTATAAGTGTCAGTAGCCTACTTGTCTGCTAATTCGGCTCTCTGGAGTATAcggtcacctcgatataccggtcGTTTTGTTTGGTATGGATTGTTAGCTTGATCTTTACTGCaacctgaaatgcggccactcgctattccgtaaaTGTATACTAGTCAGttctgctgccccaaactaggtttgtATGTACGGCCCGATACGACGTTTTGgatgtggtttggcagataaaattggattacacttaaatagaaaGCATAATCATTATCCTTAAGATAGAACTGCAAAATCAGTAATTAATTTGAGGTAGGGTCGctttttagccgcggctattttcttaAATGCAGCTACCTCACTATTCCGGCCAAattgcactgtcccaagggtgactggattaacgagagtctacaaaatagttagacactgtttaggaagtttctacgaTTTAGAAGCAcgaagggctggttgtagaaCCCTCACGTATATACTAAATAGATctatgtggaaacttcctaaacactACAGTGTCTAGATCATAGCATGCAGCAATGAgatagccaatcagatttgaatgttcttatctaatatttgctacatgattgtcTAAGTGAATTACATGATTATCTAAGTaagtactagcctcgatcccaggccgcactgaagataaggccttgtgaaggaggctaatgattttctaagttgaaTAGAACACAGCtacctttagccaatcagattgcaggatTTATGGCTAACATGATCTATAATGTAGATATATCATACACTcttttacatgtatagttaacTTGTTCCTCTCACTCCGTATAGTTTCTTGAGGGCATGTCTGAGAAGATAATTCAGGGAATTCAGTCAGCACAGAGCGACTTGCACAAGGAGAAGTCACAAAAGAACAGGACGAGGTGCGTgcgtgtacagtgtgtgtgcgtagtTGTGTCAGTGCAAATATGTATCGTACTTTGCCCGGATATCGTAGCAAGCTGGACGCTCCGGAAGACTAACTAGTAGTCAAACAAATCATTGGCCTATTGTCAAGTGATAGATTACGTAACCTATTAACCTGAAGCATGGGGAGTCCCTATACCTAGTGATCAGTGTTGCAATTTTGTGTATGTCATGGATGGTCACGATATTTGCTTTTGTACTCATGATCCCTTACCAATTTATCGATTATCCTTCTTCTAGATCCAAGTCGGATAATTGAATGCTGAATAAGTGGATGGATAAACCACACCTCAATCCACCTActtaattgataaacagcTGTGCAATTGCAGGGCACGTGGTCATCGGGCATGCACAGAATATAAACATGCCTATCTCCATGGTAATGGCTATTAATTGCGTATGTGCCTATTAATTGCTAGGGAGTTGTTTACTTTGTTGAACTCTGTAGGGAACTTTGTccagccggataatcgaagtACCGGATAATGTACgggcggataatcgaggttctatactgtatgtatattTTTTATGTGTGAGGATGGAAGCCTATAGCAACAACTAACAGGGCAATAGAGCCGACACTAGAGACATGCTGAAATAATGTGACACAGTGGCAAGGCTTTTAAATGGCATTGTCGCagtggtgtacatgtaggtcataCACTGCAATGGGACTCCTAGCTTTTACTCGCTTTTATTCTGCAACCATATGCTTTCTTAACAGTACTTATTACGTTGAGGCTATTTTCATGCTATAAACGCAGCAATTTATTAGCCAGATGagcaacgcacacacactaactggCAGACTAGtatgtcaacttttcaaggAAGAATCTTAAAACTGcagctatacataattatatagagctctACAAAATTCTCCTCAGCCAATGGTTGTTTGTGTGCTTTACTAAAGTATACGGGAAAGGAGTATCCTCAGTAGTTTGTATTCAGGGCTGTTTCTATATTACTTATACTTTCTTTACTTTCACTCTTTTTCGTTCAATGTGATAGTTGAATTTGAGCTTCGCTTTTAAGTAGAGGTTGGCATATCGACCTCCATACTTCTTATTTTGTGGCGGATGGTATTCTCCTTTAGCAACTGTACTTTTGAAACAGGTTCCTACTTCAGCAGCCCCACTCTCAGGCAGCAAATATTGTCCCTCAGGCAAcatacaaaaaacaaacaagACGCGTTCCACTAAATCTGCAAGTTACAACAACATAATTTCCACTTTCAAGTTCCACTGTAGCGTAGGCTTCTTGTAAGTTTCTATTAGATAGAACGTATAGTTTCCAGCAGCTGTTACTGCATCTTCGACAGTGATATCAACAGCATTCACATGCACATCCTGAAGTGTAGAGGGCTGCAAACCAGCAGCAAAACTAGTCCGCTATTCATTTCTTCAACCAGTTAAAATACTTGGAAACTTTACGGTACTTGGCTAAAGTTAGAATAGCTTATTAAAATCATCACTCACAATTGCTGCTCAGTTTTatgtacaacaaaactagtTTTATGCTAGTCCACTGTATTGCTTGAATTATCACTAAAGCAGACGAGACAAAGCATTTTCAAATTGAATTTCAATTGAAATTAAGGCTCTAGATAATAGTTGAACAATTTCTGATTGGATCAAAC contains these protein-coding regions:
- the LOC135351790 gene encoding uncharacterized protein LOC135351790; the encoded protein is MRCRPAVPRVPRGCRKPSRVSSAHSDYYLQKGRSLTRVLDVAGLGYQCGKEGPKLSTNLKSESYFTFWKRRRCMRKTKKFLEGMSEKIIQGIQSAQSDLHKEKSQKNRTRSKSDN